The DNA sequence AGGTTGTCGGGGTGCCTGAAGAGCAGTGGCAGCGGATACGGGGCAGTTTTCTGAACAGCGGGCATCGCGATGAGCCTTCTGAAGGCAGCGGGCTTGGCGCCCCGGAAGACGACCTGGTCGTATCCGAAGCACAAAAGCTGTTCGGGGATTTAGTCGAAATCAAAGAATAAAACTATTTGGAGGTAAAGAATATGCGTGGAATGGGCAATATGCAAAACATGATGAAGCAAATGCAGAAAATGCAGAAGAAAATGGCCGAGGCTCAGGAAGAGCTGGGGGAAAAAAGAATTGAAGGTACTGCAGGCGGCGGAATGGTGACAGTCATCGTTTCCGGACACAAGCAAGTCCTTGAAGTCAATATTAAAGAAGAAGTAGTAGATCCGGAAGATATCGATATGCTTCAGGACCTCGTACTTGCAGCAACAAATGACGCCCTTAAAAAGGCTGATGATCTGACAAATGATACAATGGGGCAGTTTACAAAAGGAATGAACCTGCCTGGAATGTTTTAAAAGCCGAAGCGGAGTTAATCTCCGCTTTAAAAATGCCTGAAAAAGCAAAAAAGGCGTGAATACGAATGGGGGCAGGCAAAAGGGCGGCAGGAAACAGGCATTGTCTTATGCTTGTCGTCCCTGGGCAAGCCGCTTTCGCATTTCTTGATTGTCCAGCTGCGGGCGCTATCGGCTCGAGGTCATAAGCCAAACTGGCCAAAAGGTTAAAGAACAAACCTTTCGGCCAGTTCGTCTTATGCTTGTCGCCGATGAGCAAGCGCCCTCCGCATTTCTATATAGGAGGAGTAGTATGCATTATCCTGAACCGATATCTAAGTTGATAGACAGCTTTATGAAGCTGCCGGGGATCGGCCCGAAAACAGCCGCTCGCCTGGCTTTTTTTGTCCTTAGCATGAAGGAAGACACCGTTCTTGATTTTGCTAAGGCGCTGGTGAATGCCAAACGAAATTTATCTTACTGCTCGGTGTGCGGCCATATTACCGATCAGGATCCCTGTTATATCTGCGAGGATCAGCGCAGGGACAGGAGTGTAATTTGTGTTCTGCAGGATCCTAAGGATGTTATCGCCATGGAAAAAATGAAGGAATTCAACGGCCTGTACCACGTTCTCCACGGCGCTATTTCTCCGATGGACGGAATAGGACCGGAAGATATCAATATACCTGACCTTTTAAAAAGGCTGCAGGATGAGACGGTGGAAGAAGTTATACTGGCGACCAACCCAAATATTGAAGGGGAAGCGACAGCGATGTACATTTCGCGCCTCCTTAAGCCATCCGGTATCAAAATTACAAGGATTGCCCATGGTCTGCCGGTGGGCGGAGATCTGGAATATGCAGATGAAGTCACGCTTTCCAAGGCACTCGAGGGAAGAAGAGAGGTTTAAGCAGGAGGTGTATACATGTTTTTCCGTAAAAAAGGAAAGCTTCGCAATGAATTTGATGAACAGCTTCTCATGCAGCTTAATAGTTTGAAGGATGAATGGTATAACCAGAAAAGGCTGCTTGAAAAAAGCTTTGATCCTTCTGCGGAAGTTTTGGCACAAACCAAGCTGGCGGAGGCTAAATACTTTTATTTATTTAAGGAAGCAAAGGCCAGGAAGATATCTGTTAGATGAACCAAGGGGCAATCAGGTCTTTTTTCATCTCT is a window from the Bacillus infantis NRRL B-14911 genome containing:
- a CDS encoding YbaB/EbfC family nucleoid-associated protein, which produces MRGMGNMQNMMKQMQKMQKKMAEAQEELGEKRIEGTAGGGMVTVIVSGHKQVLEVNIKEEVVDPEDIDMLQDLVLAATNDALKKADDLTNDTMGQFTKGMNLPGMF
- the recR gene encoding recombination mediator RecR; protein product: MHYPEPISKLIDSFMKLPGIGPKTAARLAFFVLSMKEDTVLDFAKALVNAKRNLSYCSVCGHITDQDPCYICEDQRRDRSVICVLQDPKDVIAMEKMKEFNGLYHVLHGAISPMDGIGPEDINIPDLLKRLQDETVEEVILATNPNIEGEATAMYISRLLKPSGIKITRIAHGLPVGGDLEYADEVTLSKALEGRREV
- a CDS encoding YaaL family protein, yielding MFFRKKGKLRNEFDEQLLMQLNSLKDEWYNQKRLLEKSFDPSAEVLAQTKLAEAKYFYLFKEAKARKISVR